CTCGAGCGGCAGACGTTGATTGACGATCTTGCCGATCTTCATGCTCGTCCCGTCGGCGAGCGTGACCCGCGTGTTGTAGTGGAAGCACCCGAACATTACTCCGATCTTCTCGCGGATCTGGTTGATGAAGATGACGATGACGCCCGAGCGCGAGATGGCGGCGGTGAGCTTGCGGAGGGCCTGCGACATGAGGCGCGCCTGGAGGCCCGGGAGCGAATCGCCCATGTCGCCGTCGAGCTCGGCCCGCGGCACGAGCGCCGCGACGGAGTCGATGACGATGACGTCCACCGCGTTGGAGCGGACGAGCGTCTCAGTGATCTCGAGCGCCTGCTCGCCGGTGTCGGGCTGGGAGATCAGGAGCTCGTCGATGTTGATGCCGAGCCGCTGGGCGTACTTGGGGTCGAGCGCGTGCTCGGCGTCGATGAACGCCGCGATGCCGCCGAGCCGCTGCGCTTCGGCGATGACGTGCAGCGCGAGCGTGGTCTTGCCCGAGGACTCCGGCCCATAGATCTCGGTGACGCGCCCGCGCGGCAGGCCGCCGATCCCGAGCGCCACGTCGAGCGGGAGGGCGCCCGTCGGGATGACGGAGATCTCCTCGAGCGGCCCGCCGACGCCCAGGCGCATGATCGAGCCCTTGCCGAACTGCCGCTCGATCTGCGCGATCGCCAGATCCAGGGCCTGCTTCCGGTCGCTCTTCACTTCCGCCGCCATGCGCCTCTCCTTGTGTGGGCCGTTGCGAGCATTCTAGGAGTCGCGGGGGGACGGCGTCAATGTCCAGGAATCGTGACGGCCCGCGCGAGCCTCACCCGAGGGGGGCGCTCCCGCGCTCGGTGTAACGGGCGCCGCGCGGCGAGAGCTGGCTCTCCATCAGGACGAGGCGCTCCACGCGCACGCGGCCGAACGCCTCGCCGGCGGCCGCGTCGAGGAGGCCGGCGAGCCGCGCGTCGCGTCGTGGGACGCGGACGCGCCCCAGCGTGATGTGGGGCGAGAAGAGGCGGTCCTCGGGCGGGAAGCCGAGCGCGGCGCAGGCCCGCTCCACGCGCGCCGCCAGGTCGGTCAGCCTGGGAGCGCCCTCGGCGACGCCGGCCCAGACGACGCGCGGGCGGGTCGAGGACGGAAACGCCCCGAGCCCGGCCACCACCGCATCGAACCCCGCGAGACCGGTGGCGGCGTCGCGGAGCCCGGCCGCGATCGCGTCGAGACGCGCGCCGTCCACCTGGCCCAGGAACTTGAGCGTCATGTGAAGATTTGCGGGCGCGACCCAGGCGACGTCGTGGGCCGCGCCGCGCAGGCGCTCGATGGCGGCGCCGAGCGCCGCGCGTACGGTGTCGTCGATGAGGACGGCGAGGAAGGCGCGGACCGACTCTATCGGGAGCCGTCCAGCAGGCGGAGCAGGTTCTGGATTCCCTGGCGCCGCTCGGGGTCCGTCTCCTTCTCGAGCGCGGCCTTCAGGTCCTCGATCGCGCCCGCGTGATCGCCTTGGAGCTCGCGCGTGAGCGCGCGGCTGGCGAGGGCGCGCGCGTCCACCGCCTCGGCGGGCGGTGCCGTGGGCGGCGGCGCGACGGCCGCAGGGGGCGTTGCGGGGGGCGGCGCCACGGCCGGCGGCGGTGAGGCCGGCGGCGGCACGGCGGCAGCCGGGGGCGGAGCCGGTGGCGGCAGCGCAGGTGCTGGGGGCGCAGCCGGTGGCGGCGCAGGCGGCGGCACGGCGACTGCCGGGGGCGCTGCGGGTGGCGACGGCTCAGGCGCCCGCGGTGCCACGGGTGCTGGCGGCGCAACGGCGTGCGGCGGCGCCGGCGGCACCGCGGCGGCCGGTGGCGGAGCGGGCGCCGGTGGCCGCGGGGCCGCGGGCGGCGGAGCGGGCGCGGGCGGGGGCGGCGCCGCAACCGCCGGCGGTGGGGCAGCCAGCGGCGCGGGCGCGGCGAGCCAGGCGCGGGCGCTCATCGCCTCCCGCGCCTTCGGATCGTCCTCCAGCGCGATCGCCTCGAGCCAGTCGGCGCGCGCCCCGTCGGCGTTGCCCGCGAGCAGGCGCGCGACGCCACGGTTGAAGAGCGCGCGGGTGAGCCTCGAGTCGAGCTGGAGCGCCCGCGTGTAATCGGCGACCGCGGCGCGATAGTCGCGCCTGCCGACGTAGGCGTTGCCGCGGTTCAGGAAGATGTCCGCGTCGCCCGGGGCGAGCTGGAGCGCGCGCGAGTAATCCTGGAGGGCGCCGTCGAGATCGCCGAGCCGGACGCGCGCGATGCCCCGGTTGGTCCAGGCGGCGGCCGAATCGGGCGTCTCGCCGATCGCCTCGTCGAACGCCGCCCTCGCCTCGGCGTAGCGGCCCTGGCGGTAGAGCGCGAGTCCGCGGTCGAAGGCGCCCATCCCGGTCGAGCAACCCGCGAGCGCCAGCAGGACGACGGCGGCGATCGGAGCCCTCATGCGCGTCCCTTCAGTGCCCGCCGCAGCATATCAAACGCCGCTTGCGTGGACTGCCACTTGACCGAGGCGCGATCGCCCAGGAACCTGAAGCGCCGCGCGCTCACCTGCCCCTCGACCGCGAGCCCGACGAACACCGTGCCGACGGGCTTCGCCGGCGTGCCGCCGTCGGGACCGGCGATGCCCGTGATGGCGAGCGCGCACGGGGCTCCCGCGCGCTCGGCGATCCCGCGCGCCATCGCCTCGGCGCAGGGCGCGCTCACGGCGCCGTGGGCGCGCAGGACCTCGGCCGGCACCCCGAGCAGCTCCTCCTTGGCGCGGTTCGAGTAGACGAGGACGCCGCGCTCGAAGTAGGACGACGAGCCCGGCACGCTCGTGAGCCGGTGCCCGAGGAGCCCGCCGGTGCAGGACTCCGCGACGGCGAGCGTGAGCCGCCGCTCGAGGAGCATCCGTCCAATGACGACCTCGAGCGTCTCGGCGTCCTTGCCGTAGCAGTCGTCGCCGAGCGCGGCGAGGACCGGCGGCTCGGCGCGCGCGAGGGCGCGCGCGGCGTCCGCCCCCTTCGCGCGCAGGCGCACCCACACCTCGCCGTCGCCGGGCACGAGGGCCACCGCCACGTCGCCGGTCCGGCTCTCGGGCTGGCCGAGCCACGCGGCGAGCCGCTCCTCCAGGTCGCCCGCGGTGACACCCGCGGTCCGGAGCGTCCGGACGAGCACCGCGCCGCGGCCCGCGCGGGCGCGCGCGTACGGGAGCAGGTGCCGGTCAACGATCGCGCGGAGCCCGCCGTCGCGCGCGAGCACCGCGAAGGCGCGCTCGCCGCTCTCGAGGACCCACCCGGGCTCACCCTCTTCCGCCGTCCACGCCTGGGCCCCCTGGGGCAGGAGCGCCAGCCGCTCGGCCCGCCGCGGGAGCGGGCGGTCGAGGCGCCGGTAGCGCTCCTCGAGCGCCGCGAGGAAGCGCTCGCTCAGGACGAGCCGCGCGCCGACCGCGCGCGCGAGCACACGCCGCACGAGGTCGCCGGCGTCGCCGCTCGCGATCACTACCGTGAGCCCGCCGTCGGGCGCGAGCGCCCGCTCGAGCGCCGCCTCGTCCTCCTCGACGGCGACACGGCTCGCGACGGGCACGCCCGCGTCGCCGAGCGCCTGGGCGACGGCAGCGCCCTCGGGGTCGGGGAGATCCGCCGTCGGCGGCACGCCGACCGTGACGACGGTCGCGCCCGGGGTCACGGGAATCCCAGAACGGCGCGCGCGAGTGCCAGGACGGCGAGGGCGTAGAGCCCGGCGATCAGATCGTCCACCACGATGCCGAAGCCTCCGGGCAGCGCCTGGCTCGCGCGGGCGGGAAAGGGCTTCACGATGTCGAACACGCGGAAGAGCACGAACCCGGCGGCGAGCGTCGCGGGCGTGAGCGGGAACGGGAGGACCGAGAGCGTCATGCCCGCGACCTCGTCGATGACGATCGCGCCAGGGTCCTTGGCGCCGAGGAGACGCTCGGCCCGCTGCGCCGCCCAGATCCCGACCACGGTGACGGCGACGAAGAAGGCGACGAGCGCGGGCCGCGAGAACGGGACGAGCCAGAGGACGATGGCGGTGAGGGCGCTGCCGACGGTGCCCGGCGCTCCCGGCGCCAGGCCCGCACCGCCCACCGTGGCGACGATCAGCGCCACGCGATCCGCGAGGGCCAGGCTAGGCGCGCTCGCCGACGAGCTCGTATCCCTCGACCTCGACGACGCGCGCGCGCGCGAACCGGCCCGGCTCGAATCGGCCGCGCAGGTAGACGACGCCGTCGATCTCGGGCGCCTGGCCCGCGGTGCGACCCTCGAAGGCGAACGCGGGGTCCTCGCTCGGGCCGTCCACGAGCACGTCGGTCACGGTCCCGACGAGCGTGTGGCTCCGCTCCCATGCGAGCCGGTCCTGCGACTCCTGGACGATCGCGGCGCGCTCCGCCGCGACCTCGGCCGGCACCTGGTCGGGAAACGCCGGCGAGGGCGTCCCCTCCTCGGGCGAGTACGTGAAGACGCCGAGGCGGTCGAAGCGGACGTCGTCGAGGAACTCGAGGAGGCGCTCGAACGCGGCCTCGGATTCGGCGGGGAAGCCGACAAGCACGGTCGTCCGGACGGTGAGGCCGGGGATCGCGTCGCGGAACGCCCGCACGATCTCCTTCATGCGGTCGGCCGTCACCGCGCGCCGCATGGACCGGAGGATCGCGTCGTCGCCGTGCTGCACGGGCAGGTCGAGGTACGGAACGATCCGCGCGCGCGCCCACCTCGCGATCAGCCGGTCGTTCACGTGCGCGGGGTGGAGGTACATCGGCCGGACCCAGGGCATCCGCGTCTCGCCGAGCGCCTGGAGGAGGTCGCCGATGTCGCCGTTGCCCGGAAGGTCTCGGCCGTAGGCGAGCGTGTCCTGCGAGACGAGGATCGCCTCCTGCACGCCGCGCGCGGCGAGCCCTTCGACCTCTTTCACGATGTCGGCGAGCGGGCGGCTCCGGTGGCGGCCACGGAACTGGGGGATCGCGCAGAAGGTGCACCCCATGTCGCAGCCCTCGGCGATCTTCACGTACGCGTACGGCGTCTTCTGGATGAGGAGCCGCGGTGTGCTCGCGTCGTAGAGATAGCCGGGCGGCGCCGAGGTCGCCCAGTCGTGGCGGCTCGAAGCCTGGCGGACGAGGTCCACGACCCGCTCGAGGCCGGAGGTGCCGAGGATCGCGTCCACCTCGGGCATCTCGCGCATGATTGCGCCGCCGTAGCGCTGGGTGAGGCAGCCCGTGACGATCAGCGCGCGGCACCGCCCGGTCTCCTTCAGCTTCGCCAGCTCGAGGATCGTCTGCACCGACTCCTCGCGCGCCCGGTCGATGAAGGCGCACGTGTTGACGATGACGCACTCGGCGTCCTCCGCGCGCTCGGCGAGCGGGAAGCCGGCCTCGGTCAGCATGCCGAGCATCAGCTCGGAGTCGACCTGGTTCTTGGGGCAGCCGAGGGTCGTGAGGTGGACGTTCATGCGCAGCTCTCGATTATACCGGGGGACGGGTCGTGGGGAATACAATCGCCGGGTCGCGGGTTCATGAGGATGACGGTGTCTCCGGAGGGGCTCTGATCCGCGGGCGCTCGACGGGCAGCGAGGAGTTCGAGCAGGTGGCCCTCGCCCACCTGGACGCGCTCTATCGCACGGCGCTCCGTCTCACGCGAAATCGTACGGAGGCCGAGGACATCGTCCAGGAGGCGTGCCTGCGCGCGTTTCGCGGATTCCATCGCTTCGACCCCGGCACGAACGCGCGCGCCTGGCTCTTCACGATCCTGCGCAACGTGTTCCTGAACCGGCTGCGGCGCGAGGGTCGCGAG
This Candidatus Methylomirabilota bacterium DNA region includes the following protein-coding sequences:
- the recA gene encoding recombinase RecA, whose product is MAAEVKSDRKQALDLAIAQIERQFGKGSIMRLGVGGPLEEISVIPTGALPLDVALGIGGLPRGRVTEIYGPESSGKTTLALHVIAEAQRLGGIAAFIDAEHALDPKYAQRLGINIDELLISQPDTGEQALEITETLVRSNAVDVIVIDSVAALVPRAELDGDMGDSLPGLQARLMSQALRKLTAAISRSGVIVIFINQIREKIGVMFGCFHYNTRVTLADGTSMKIGKIVNQRLPLE
- the thpR gene encoding RNA 2',3'-cyclic phosphodiesterase, producing the protein MESVRAFLAVLIDDTVRAALGAAIERLRGAAHDVAWVAPANLHMTLKFLGQVDGARLDAIAAGLRDAATGLAGFDAVVAGLGAFPSSTRPRVVWAGVAEGAPRLTDLAARVERACAALGFPPEDRLFSPHITLGRVRVPRRDARLAGLLDAAAGEAFGRVRVERLVLMESQLSPRGARYTERGSAPLG
- a CDS encoding tetratricopeptide repeat protein; protein product: MRAPIAAVVLLALAGCSTGMGAFDRGLALYRQGRYAEARAAFDEAIGETPDSAAAWTNRGIARVRLGDLDGALQDYSRALQLAPGDADIFLNRGNAYVGRRDYRAAVADYTRALQLDSRLTRALFNRGVARLLAGNADGARADWLEAIALEDDPKAREAMSARAWLAAPAPLAAPPPAVAAPPPPAPAPPPAAPRPPAPAPPPAAAVPPAPPHAVAPPAPVAPRAPEPSPPAAPPAVAVPPPAPPPAAPPAPALPPPAPPPAAAVPPPASPPPAVAPPPATPPAAVAPPPTAPPAEAVDARALASRALTRELQGDHAGAIEDLKAALEKETDPERRQGIQNLLRLLDGSR
- a CDS encoding nicotinamide-nucleotide amidohydrolase family protein, with the protein product MTPGATVVTVGVPPTADLPDPEGAAVAQALGDAGVPVASRVAVEEDEAALERALAPDGGLTVVIASGDAGDLVRRVLARAVGARLVLSERFLAALEERYRRLDRPLPRRAERLALLPQGAQAWTAEEGEPGWVLESGERAFAVLARDGGLRAIVDRHLLPYARARAGRGAVLVRTLRTAGVTAGDLEERLAAWLGQPESRTGDVAVALVPGDGEVWVRLRAKGADAARALARAEPPVLAALGDDCYGKDAETLEVVIGRMLLERRLTLAVAESCTGGLLGHRLTSVPGSSSYFERGVLVYSNRAKEELLGVPAEVLRAHGAVSAPCAEAMARGIAERAGAPCALAITGIAGPDGGTPAKPVGTVFVGLAVEGQVSARRFRFLGDRASVKWQSTQAAFDMLRRALKGRA
- a CDS encoding phosphatidylglycerophosphatase A, translating into MALIVATVGGAGLAPGAPGTVGSALTAIVLWLVPFSRPALVAFFVAVTVVGIWAAQRAERLLGAKDPGAIVIDEVAGMTLSVLPFPLTPATLAAGFVLFRVFDIVKPFPARASQALPGGFGIVVDDLIAGLYALAVLALARAVLGFP
- the rimO gene encoding 30S ribosomal protein S12 methylthiotransferase RimO encodes the protein MNVHLTTLGCPKNQVDSELMLGMLTEAGFPLAERAEDAECVIVNTCAFIDRAREESVQTILELAKLKETGRCRALIVTGCLTQRYGGAIMREMPEVDAILGTSGLERVVDLVRQASSRHDWATSAPPGYLYDASTPRLLIQKTPYAYVKIAEGCDMGCTFCAIPQFRGRHRSRPLADIVKEVEGLAARGVQEAILVSQDTLAYGRDLPGNGDIGDLLQALGETRMPWVRPMYLHPAHVNDRLIARWARARIVPYLDLPVQHGDDAILRSMRRAVTADRMKEIVRAFRDAIPGLTVRTTVLVGFPAESEAAFERLLEFLDDVRFDRLGVFTYSPEEGTPSPAFPDQVPAEVAAERAAIVQESQDRLAWERSHTLVGTVTDVLVDGPSEDPAFAFEGRTAGQAPEIDGVVYLRGRFEPGRFARARVVEVEGYELVGERA